A single Nostoc sp. PCC 7107 DNA region contains:
- a CDS encoding deoxyribodipyrimidine photo-lyase, 8-HDF type, with amino-acid sequence MSELILFWHRRDLRISDNTGLATARSQSPKVVGVFCLDRNILERDDIAPVRVTYMIGCLQALQERYAQIGSQLLILHADAMEVIPALAEALNAKAVFWNWDVEPYSQIRDRNIIDALKAKGIQFLSENWDQTLHSPAEIRTGSNTPYTVYTPFWKNWTSKPKAPPVATLQTVEGLTPAEQEIAQNAGAIPLPTAKDLGFIWDSDLILSPGEASAQARLAEFTYKTITEYQEQRNFPATDGTSQLSAALKFGAIGIRTVWQATVAAQENSRSEETTTSIRTWQQELAWREFYQHAMYSFPELAEGAYRDAFKNFPWETNDAHFQAWCEGKTGYPIVDAAMRQLNQSGWMHNRCRMIVASFLTKDLLISPQLGEKYFMQKLIDGDLSANNGGWQWSASSGMDPKPLRIFNPASQTQKFDPDGEYIRRWLPELRSIDNEYLVTGKITPLERRAVSYPEPIVDHKQRQQQFKQLYQQQKEIMR; translated from the coding sequence ATGTCTGAGTTAATTTTGTTTTGGCATCGCCGTGACTTACGCATTTCTGACAATACTGGACTAGCTACCGCAAGAAGTCAAAGCCCAAAAGTTGTGGGTGTATTTTGTCTAGATCGCAATATTCTTGAACGTGATGATATTGCGCCTGTGAGAGTAACATATATGATTGGCTGCTTACAGGCATTACAGGAGCGATATGCTCAAATTGGTAGCCAACTTCTGATTCTCCATGCCGATGCGATGGAAGTAATTCCCGCTTTAGCTGAAGCTTTAAATGCCAAAGCTGTGTTTTGGAATTGGGATGTAGAACCATATTCTCAAATACGCGATCGCAATATAATTGATGCACTCAAAGCAAAAGGCATTCAATTCCTCAGCGAAAACTGGGATCAAACCCTCCACTCTCCCGCAGAAATTCGCACAGGTAGCAATACACCGTACACTGTGTACACCCCCTTTTGGAAAAATTGGACTAGCAAACCAAAAGCGCCACCAGTAGCCACCTTACAAACAGTGGAAGGATTAACACCAGCCGAACAAGAAATTGCCCAAAACGCTGGTGCAATTCCATTACCAACCGCCAAAGATTTAGGATTTATCTGGGATAGTGACTTAATTCTCTCACCAGGGGAAGCCTCCGCCCAAGCGAGATTAGCAGAATTTACCTATAAAACCATTACCGAATACCAAGAACAGCGCAACTTTCCCGCGACAGATGGAACATCGCAATTAAGTGCTGCGTTGAAATTTGGTGCAATTGGCATTCGCACTGTTTGGCAAGCTACAGTAGCAGCGCAAGAAAATAGCCGCAGTGAAGAAACAACAACTAGTATCCGCACCTGGCAGCAAGAACTAGCTTGGCGTGAATTTTATCAACACGCTATGTATAGTTTCCCCGAATTAGCTGAAGGTGCTTACCGTGATGCCTTTAAAAACTTTCCTTGGGAAACTAACGACGCACACTTTCAAGCTTGGTGCGAAGGCAAAACAGGCTACCCCATCGTAGATGCAGCCATGCGCCAATTAAATCAAAGCGGTTGGATGCACAACCGTTGTCGAATGATTGTTGCTAGTTTTCTGACAAAAGACTTGCTAATTAGTCCGCAATTAGGCGAAAAATATTTTATGCAAAAGCTAATTGACGGTGATTTATCTGCTAATAATGGCGGTTGGCAATGGAGTGCTTCTAGTGGGATGGATCCCAAACCCTTGCGAATTTTTAACCCAGCCAGTCAAACACAAAAATTTGATCCAGATGGCGAATATATCCGCCGATGGTTGCCAGAATTGCGGTCTATTGATAATGAATATTTAGTAACGGGTAAAATTACACCTCTAGAACGCCGCGCTGTTAGCTACCCTGAACCCATCGTTGATCATAAACAACGACAACAGCAATTTAAACAACTCTATCAACAGCAGAAAGAAATAATGAGGTAA
- a CDS encoding Crp/Fnr family transcriptional regulator, protein MGDRYSLQEEPIHPWIRTAPFFQGLPESVVEAALIHLVTRTHPANQVILLENDWGGSVYFIFEGWVKIRTYNLEGKEVTLNILGKGELFGEMAALDEVPRSTDVITLTPTVIGSLPSQDFVKLLQIEPLAGVRLSKLMARRLRQVNRRLRLRESDSQSRVADTLLFLAEGQGKRSLTGTEIPNLPHRELSSLSGLARETVTRVLTRLEKKGLIQRDQDTISIPDVLALERLIV, encoded by the coding sequence ATGGGAGACCGATATAGCTTGCAAGAAGAACCTATTCATCCGTGGATTAGAACCGCTCCCTTTTTTCAAGGGTTGCCCGAATCAGTTGTGGAAGCAGCCCTTATCCATCTTGTGACTCGAACACACCCAGCAAATCAAGTGATTTTGTTGGAAAATGACTGGGGTGGTTCTGTGTATTTTATCTTTGAGGGTTGGGTAAAAATCCGTACGTATAATTTGGAAGGTAAAGAAGTAACTCTGAATATTCTAGGTAAAGGCGAATTATTTGGTGAAATGGCAGCTTTGGATGAAGTGCCTCGTTCTACCGATGTGATTACTCTTACTCCTACAGTTATCGGCAGTCTGCCATCTCAAGATTTTGTTAAGTTACTCCAAATAGAACCCTTGGCAGGGGTAAGATTATCAAAGTTGATGGCTAGACGCTTGCGGCAAGTAAATCGTCGTCTGCGATTGCGAGAATCTGATAGTCAATCGCGGGTAGCAGATACTTTATTATTTTTAGCAGAAGGGCAAGGAAAGCGATCGCTCACAGGAACAGAAATTCCGAATTTGCCTCACCGAGAATTAAGTAGTTTAAGTGGGCTGGCGCGAGAAACTGTGACAAGAGTCTTGACTAGGTTAGAAAAAAAAGGGTTAATTCAGCGGGATCAAGATACTATTTCTATCCCCGATGTGTTAGCCCTGGAAAGATTGATTGTATAA
- a CDS encoding DUF2232 domain-containing protein, which yields MSIVDSLPEEPEESPSSESQLSNQEQLQQNHSPNHAGNHSQLQSPHLKAVAPLRMVETAFLASTASLIWFINFYFPLGPVLRIFFSVPIALVYLRWGQRAAWMAAVTSGLLLSVLMGPVRSLLFVMPYAFMGVLLGATWHRRVPWIVSITLAALLGTLGFFFRMWLLSILSGEDLWIYLINQVTEITEWIFLKLGLLNTPSVFLIQVGAFALVVINNFIYLFVVHLAAWLLLDRLGNPIPRPPRWVQVMMDYEA from the coding sequence ATGAGTATTGTCGATTCTCTGCCGGAAGAGCCAGAGGAAAGCCCATCTTCTGAATCTCAACTTTCAAACCAAGAACAATTACAGCAAAATCACAGTCCCAATCATGCTGGGAACCATAGCCAATTACAATCTCCTCATTTAAAAGCTGTTGCACCTTTGAGGATGGTAGAAACGGCATTTTTAGCCAGTACTGCCAGCTTAATTTGGTTTATTAATTTTTATTTTCCTTTGGGGCCAGTGTTGCGGATATTTTTTTCTGTACCCATCGCTCTAGTTTACCTGCGCTGGGGACAAAGAGCCGCATGGATGGCCGCCGTTACCTCTGGCTTGTTGTTATCTGTACTGATGGGGCCTGTTCGCAGTCTCTTGTTTGTCATGCCTTATGCTTTTATGGGCGTACTCTTGGGCGCAACTTGGCATCGTCGCGTTCCTTGGATTGTGTCTATCACTTTAGCTGCGTTGTTAGGCACTTTGGGCTTCTTTTTTCGGATGTGGTTACTATCTATATTGTCCGGCGAAGACTTATGGATTTATTTAATTAACCAAGTTACAGAAATTACCGAGTGGATATTTCTCAAACTCGGATTATTAAACACTCCCAGTGTATTTTTGATTCAAGTTGGGGCTTTTGCCTTGGTTGTCATTAATAACTTTATTTATCTGTTTGTGGTACACCTAGCCGCATGGCTACTACTAGATCGTTTGGGCAATCCTATTCCCCGTCCGCCGCGTTGGGTGCAAGTCATGATGGATTATGAAGCTTAG
- the cobT gene encoding nicotinate mononucleotide-dependent phosphoribosyltransferase CobT, producing MISIYSQIEQGKAWINKYRGNLPVFACVLGFTETALIPGISAAGSTPEDRKYTACADAEFLYYGAEHQPQYSLPPLTAGASPVLISRAVVEALKIPVYLFNAGLPQFPAVPAIDLGGSLAQCVSTGKAMELATVKHLLEQGMIWGDRLAAEVPQSYVILSECVVGGTTTALAILTALGIDAIGKVNSSHPICNHQQKWQIVQSGLQKIPHSSHPLEIVAAVGDPMQVVVAGMAIAASRRCGVILAGGTQMLAVYALTTAISQALNLFWQPTEVIVGTTRWVAEDPTGKTVDLALSLDKISNTQGTNPPLLSTQLSFANSRYTQLQAYEQGFVKEGVGAGAACIAAYLYQNWSQSQLLVAIEDQFQRLCQSKV from the coding sequence ATGATTAGTATTTATTCTCAAATAGAACAAGGTAAAGCCTGGATTAATAAATATCGTGGTAATTTACCTGTATTTGCCTGTGTGTTAGGTTTTACAGAAACTGCTTTGATTCCCGGAATTTCAGCGGCTGGAAGTACGCCAGAAGACCGCAAGTATACGGCTTGTGCAGATGCTGAATTTTTATACTACGGTGCAGAACATCAACCGCAGTATTCTTTACCACCACTCACAGCGGGAGCATCGCCTGTGTTAATTTCTCGCGCTGTGGTGGAAGCACTCAAAATTCCAGTTTATTTATTTAATGCAGGATTACCTCAGTTCCCGGCTGTACCAGCAATTGATTTGGGTGGTTCGTTAGCTCAGTGTGTAAGTACAGGTAAGGCGATGGAATTAGCCACAGTCAAACACTTGCTAGAACAAGGAATGATTTGGGGCGATCGCTTGGCGGCTGAAGTTCCACAAAGTTACGTCATTTTAAGTGAATGCGTTGTTGGTGGTACGACAACCGCTTTGGCTATTCTCACGGCGTTAGGAATAGATGCGATCGGCAAAGTCAACAGCAGTCACCCAATTTGTAACCATCAGCAAAAATGGCAAATAGTTCAGTCGGGATTACAAAAAATTCCGCATTCTTCCCATCCTCTAGAAATCGTGGCAGCCGTGGGTGATCCTATGCAAGTGGTAGTAGCGGGAATGGCGATCGCCGCTAGTCGTCGTTGTGGGGTAATATTGGCAGGTGGCACACAAATGCTGGCCGTTTACGCTTTAACTACGGCAATTTCTCAAGCACTTAACTTATTTTGGCAACCCACAGAAGTAATTGTCGGTACAACTCGCTGGGTAGCAGAAGATCCCACCGGTAAGACTGTTGATTTAGCCCTCAGCTTGGATAAAATCAGCAACACTCAAGGTACAAACCCACCTTTATTATCAACACAACTAAGTTTTGCCAATTCCCGTTATACCCAACTCCAAGCTTATGAGCAAGGTTTTGTCAAAGAAGGTGTGGGTGCTGGAGCCGCCTGCATTGCAGCCTATCTATACCAAAATTGGTCACAATCTCAACTTTTAGTAGCTATTGAAGACCAATTCCAGCGGCTGTGTCAATCTAAAGTTTAA
- a CDS encoding PAS domain S-box protein — protein MPLQNQLINWPNLYHLINHDPLTINPDSYLVDAIILMSQKQAQSLSLSSLDRYFKTDICNQQKNSCILVVEAGYLLGIITAKDVLNIIAAGVNITQTKVAEVMVTALITLRQSYATDIFTAWSLLRHYQISYLPIVDNQGKLTGIVTDSILLQAFNRDIIVGIKTACQQTKKNYRKINGISCSIHHHLQPGIEQKSSTFLSTHQEFPETRKKLQMVEEKLHQTQDELEKLVAENQRLQQKIFEYQQAEIAWQNREKLYCQQKEESLRESEARLSLALEAADMGIWDWKLQTDETLWSANMGLLYGLADGTACPTKEDFLELIHPEDRQAFTQAVTATIQQGVKFVVEYRAVWPDSSIHWLNSTGQLYYNEDGQPSRLTGTTRDISEQQAALRERKQAEQKILEQAALLDIVTDAIVVRDLQNRILFWNQGAEHLYGWSEQEAVDQNADELLFKQPSAKILAAIEKVIDSGTWQGELHKVTKFGTEIIVASRWTLMQDSTGKPQSILIVDTDITQKKQLEEQCFRTQRLESLGTLAGGIAHDLNNILTPILAASQLLQLKFSQDTDHYYQLMAIIENNAKRGADLVKQVLSFARGFKGERTIILIKHLISEMLLIAKQTFPKSIEFAIAIPDNLLAVSGDVTQLHQVLMNLVVNARDAMPDGGKIAISAENRLIDEAYAQMNLDAQAGHYIELTVADNGMGMSPEILDRIFEPFFTTKDMGTGTGLGLSTVLGIIKSHGGFINVSSKVGKGTKFKLFLPAIEGRQVIKSENLVVPLGEGELILVVDDEAKILEIATIVLENYNYKILTASNGIEAIALYAQHKHQIKAVLMDMIMPEMDGMTAIRTLQKMNPQVQIIACSGFNHQENLTEVVNANIQLVLPKPFTAQDLLNSLQHVLRNQN, from the coding sequence ATGCCATTACAAAATCAGCTAATTAATTGGCCGAACTTATATCATCTAATTAATCATGATCCTTTAACGATTAACCCTGATAGTTATCTAGTCGATGCTATTATCTTGATGAGCCAGAAACAAGCTCAAAGTCTGTCGCTGTCTAGCTTAGATAGATATTTTAAGACTGATATCTGTAATCAGCAAAAAAATAGTTGTATCTTAGTTGTAGAAGCAGGTTATCTATTAGGGATAATTACGGCGAAAGATGTATTAAATATCATTGCAGCCGGAGTTAATATCACCCAAACAAAAGTGGCGGAGGTGATGGTAACAGCATTAATTACTCTCAGACAAAGTTATGCAACAGATATATTTACAGCTTGGTCATTGTTACGTCACTATCAAATTAGTTATTTGCCAATTGTAGATAACCAGGGCAAATTGACAGGTATTGTCACTGATAGTATTTTATTACAAGCTTTTAACCGTGACATAATAGTTGGTATCAAAACAGCCTGCCAACAAACAAAAAAGAATTATCGCAAAATCAATGGCATAAGTTGTTCTATTCACCATCATCTCCAGCCAGGAATAGAACAAAAATCATCCACATTTCTATCAACTCATCAAGAATTTCCAGAAACTCGTAAAAAACTTCAGATGGTAGAAGAAAAACTGCACCAAACTCAGGATGAGTTAGAAAAACTGGTGGCAGAAAACCAGCGTTTGCAGCAGAAAATATTTGAATACCAACAGGCTGAGATAGCTTGGCAAAATAGAGAGAAACTTTATTGTCAACAAAAAGAAGAATCATTGCGTGAGAGTGAAGCCAGACTCAGTTTAGCTTTAGAAGCTGCTGATATGGGCATTTGGGACTGGAAGCTTCAAACGGATGAAACCCTTTGGTCAGCCAACATGGGATTACTGTATGGTTTAGCTGACGGGACTGCGTGTCCAACAAAGGAAGACTTTTTGGAGTTAATTCATCCTGAAGATCGGCAAGCTTTTACTCAAGCTGTGACTGCGACTATTCAACAAGGTGTGAAATTTGTCGTTGAATATCGTGCTGTTTGGCCAGATAGCAGCATTCACTGGCTCAATTCTACAGGCCAACTCTACTACAACGAAGATGGTCAGCCAAGTAGGTTAACTGGGACAACTAGAGATATTAGCGAACAGCAAGCTGCACTTCGTGAACGCAAACAAGCCGAACAGAAAATTCTCGAACAAGCAGCTTTGCTGGATATTGTCACAGATGCAATTGTCGTGCGCGATTTGCAAAATCGGATTCTTTTTTGGAATCAAGGTGCTGAACATCTTTATGGTTGGTCGGAACAAGAAGCAGTAGACCAAAACGCCGATGAACTTTTATTTAAACAACCCTCAGCAAAAATCTTGGCGGCGATAGAAAAAGTAATTGATAGTGGTACTTGGCAAGGTGAATTACATAAAGTTACCAAATTTGGCACAGAAATTATTGTCGCTAGTCGCTGGACACTGATGCAGGATAGTACAGGAAAACCTCAATCTATTTTGATTGTTGACACTGATATTACCCAAAAAAAACAATTAGAAGAACAGTGTTTCCGCACGCAAAGATTAGAAAGTCTTGGGACTCTAGCTGGTGGGATTGCCCATGATTTGAACAATATTTTGACCCCAATTTTAGCTGCGTCTCAACTATTGCAACTCAAATTTTCCCAAGACACAGATCACTATTATCAGCTAATGGCAATTATTGAAAATAATGCCAAACGTGGGGCAGATTTGGTAAAACAAGTATTATCGTTTGCGCGAGGATTTAAAGGAGAACGCACAATTATTTTGATTAAGCACTTAATTTCGGAAATGCTGCTAATTGCCAAACAGACATTCCCGAAATCTATCGAATTTGCGATCGCCATCCCCGATAATCTGTTAGCTGTTTCTGGAGATGTTACCCAGCTGCATCAGGTGCTAATGAATTTGGTAGTTAATGCCCGTGATGCCATGCCAGATGGCGGTAAAATTGCCATCTCCGCAGAAAATAGATTGATTGATGAAGCCTACGCCCAAATGAATTTGGATGCTCAAGCCGGGCATTACATTGAGCTAACTGTAGCGGATAATGGTATGGGGATGTCGCCAGAAATATTAGATAGAATTTTCGAGCCATTTTTTACGACCAAAGATATGGGGACAGGGACAGGGTTAGGTCTGTCAACAGTGCTAGGCATTATTAAAAGTCATGGTGGCTTTATTAATGTATCTAGCAAAGTCGGTAAAGGCACGAAATTTAAGTTGTTCTTACCAGCCATAGAAGGCCGTCAAGTAATAAAATCCGAAAACTTAGTTGTACCTTTAGGGGAAGGAGAATTAATTTTAGTTGTTGATGATGAAGCAAAAATTTTGGAAATTGCAACTATCGTCTTGGAAAACTACAACTATAAAATTCTGACGGCTAGTAATGGGATTGAAGCGATCGCACTTTATGCCCAACATAAACATCAAATCAAAGCTGTGTTGATGGATATGATTATGCCGGAAATGGATGGAATGACTGCTATACGCACTCTACAAAAAATGAATCCTCAAGTGCAAATTATTGCTTGTAGTGGGTTTAATCACCAGGAAAACTTGACAGAAGTTGTCAATGCCAATATTCAGTTAGTTTTGCCAAAACCTTTTACTGCCCAAGATTTATTGAACAGTTTGCAGCACGTATTGAGAAACCAAAATTAG
- a CDS encoding cation:proton antiporter — MALQSLAESPIVAFTILLTVIFTVPPIFEKLRLPGLVGLLVAGVILGENGLKLLNSESDTIKLLSDIGKIYLMFVAGLEIDLEQFRKTKNRSIGFGTLTFLVPLIAGICVGRLFNFSWNASFLIGSLLASHTLLAYPIVSRLGVVTNEAVTVTIGATIFTDTGALLVLAICVGIHEGEFSALSLATLLGGLAIYSLVVLFGFDWAGKEFFRRSGDEQSNQFLFILLALFLASVGAQVIGVEKIVGAFLAGLAVNDVLGRSPVKEKIEFIGSVLFIPCFFVDMGLLINIPAFLKTLSSVWLTVVIVVALIGSKFIAAFLAKLFYRYNTAEMLTMWSLSLPQVAATLAAALVAYQTVNPAGERLINEGVLNSVIVLMLVTAILGPVITSRFATALQVSEADLATDSLSTWWESHEPEIEEQQERFTVVVPIYNPQTQRYLIEMAALLARHESGRIVPLAITKALIQMDDPQLVTALEQSQKRLQLAKEISQEFDVEVAPAIRIDDDAALGISRASRERNANLVVMGWSQTTGFRARLFGSVLDSVFWSAHCPVAVTRLLSSPTTIQRILVPVGDLTRQTIGAVRFAQILADVNQAEVVLLHVSDRKTRPALVEKFTSQLSEIVTKSQLQVKTNIQTVKGDDIARVIIREAQSFDLAVLRSVRYRTAGGLAVSQVTTQILRELKCSIVLLGEPHS, encoded by the coding sequence ATGGCACTCCAATCTTTAGCAGAAAGCCCAATTGTTGCCTTTACTATTCTCCTAACAGTAATTTTTACTGTACCGCCAATATTTGAAAAATTGCGGTTGCCTGGATTAGTGGGTTTGCTAGTAGCAGGTGTTATTCTAGGAGAAAATGGCTTAAAGTTACTCAATTCAGAATCAGACACAATCAAACTGCTATCGGATATTGGGAAAATTTATTTGATGTTCGTAGCAGGTTTAGAAATTGATTTAGAGCAGTTTCGCAAAACTAAAAATCGCTCAATTGGATTTGGTACTTTAACTTTTTTAGTTCCATTAATAGCTGGAATCTGTGTCGGTCGTTTATTCAATTTTAGTTGGAATGCTTCTTTTTTAATTGGTTCTTTGTTGGCTTCCCATACTTTGTTAGCATATCCAATTGTGAGTCGTTTGGGAGTGGTCACAAATGAAGCTGTGACTGTCACAATTGGGGCAACAATTTTTACTGATACGGGTGCTTTGTTAGTATTAGCAATTTGTGTGGGCATTCATGAAGGGGAGTTTTCTGCCCTGAGTTTAGCTACTTTATTGGGAGGATTAGCAATTTATTCTCTTGTGGTTTTGTTTGGTTTTGACTGGGCAGGAAAGGAATTTTTTCGGCGTTCTGGAGATGAGCAAAGTAACCAGTTCTTATTTATTTTACTAGCATTATTTTTGGCTTCGGTTGGAGCGCAGGTTATTGGGGTTGAGAAAATTGTTGGGGCATTTTTGGCGGGTTTAGCTGTTAATGATGTTTTAGGACGTAGCCCAGTTAAAGAAAAAATTGAATTTATTGGTAGTGTTTTATTTATCCCATGTTTCTTTGTGGATATGGGATTGTTAATTAATATTCCCGCATTCCTCAAAACTCTCAGTTCGGTTTGGCTGACGGTGGTAATTGTCGTAGCTTTGATTGGGAGTAAATTTATTGCGGCATTTTTAGCTAAATTATTTTACCGATACAATACCGCAGAAATGCTCACAATGTGGTCATTGTCTTTACCTCAAGTAGCCGCTACATTGGCGGCTGCATTAGTGGCTTATCAAACTGTTAATCCGGCTGGGGAAAGATTAATTAATGAAGGTGTTTTAAATAGTGTGATTGTGCTGATGCTGGTGACGGCTATTTTAGGGCCAGTGATTACTTCTAGGTTTGCGACTGCTTTACAAGTTAGTGAAGCAGATTTGGCTACGGATAGTCTATCAACTTGGTGGGAAAGTCATGAGCCTGAGATAGAAGAACAGCAAGAGCGATTCACTGTCGTTGTACCAATTTACAATCCGCAAACCCAGCGTTATTTAATAGAGATGGCTGCATTATTAGCGCGTCATGAATCGGGGAGAATTGTACCGTTAGCTATTACCAAAGCTCTGATTCAAATGGATGATCCGCAATTAGTGACAGCACTTGAACAAAGTCAAAAAAGATTGCAGTTGGCTAAAGAAATTAGCCAAGAATTTGATGTGGAAGTTGCGCCAGCAATTCGCATTGATGATGATGCGGCTTTGGGAATTAGTCGTGCTAGTCGGGAACGCAATGCTAATTTAGTGGTGATGGGTTGGTCGCAGACTACAGGCTTTCGCGCTCGTTTGTTTGGGAGTGTACTTGATAGTGTATTTTGGTCTGCACATTGTCCAGTAGCAGTTACACGTTTGTTAAGTAGTCCAACAACTATCCAAAGAATTCTTGTTCCGGTTGGTGATTTGACACGACAAACTATAGGCGCTGTTAGGTTCGCGCAAATTTTAGCTGATGTGAATCAGGCAGAGGTGGTATTGTTGCATGTGAGCGATCGCAAAACTCGCCCGGCTTTAGTGGAAAAATTTACATCGCAATTATCGGAAATTGTCACTAAAAGTCAGTTACAGGTAAAGACAAATATCCAGACTGTTAAAGGTGATGATATCGCTAGAGTAATTATTCGAGAAGCTCAGTCTTTTGATTTAGCTGTGTTACGTTCTGTTCGCTATCGCACAGCAGGTGGTTTGGCTGTTAGTCAAGTGACAACCCAAATCTTAAGAGAATTAAAATGCTCAATTGTGTTGTTAGGAGAACCCCATTCTTAA